The Henckelia pumila isolate YLH828 chromosome 2, ASM3356847v2, whole genome shotgun sequence genome includes a window with the following:
- the LOC140881723 gene encoding bZIP transcription factor 29-like, whose amino-acid sequence MAQSNLKQSVNQAFNVVGGSHSRSLSQPSFFANNSLPPLSPFPPSESSLASSNSNKDVSMEEMDVTSRCPPIAPSFRRENLFRGTDSLPPRRGHRRSSSDVPLEFSAMIQSSPQLLPISGQGMLGRTASMRENLGNDKPFVLKRQDMDILGHGKISTDGIGDRRSEGEVVDDLFNSLINLDHVNAMNDSGVEYKDKECIVSGTKLSGGDSNTELEIVSKHETNLREGVKRSAAGDIAPPARHYRSLSMDSAIGNFQFGDESPKLQSSLFNRVDQLSPSNSACDNSVKLNIEFGHGEFNEVELKKIVADERLSEIAISDPKRAKRILANRQSAARSKERKLRYISELEHKVQTLQSEATTLSAQFTILQKDYGELTNQNNELKFRLKAMEQQAQLRDALHEALTAEVQRLKLAKMELREDGRTSNGIGQQAPVKHQMWQLQQPSPNQQPNQVQRLSVPASTTSTTASTAPASA is encoded by the exons ATGGCTCAATCCAATTTGAAGCAATCCGTGAATCAAGCTTTCAATGTAGTAGGGGGTTCTCATTCGAGGTCTCTATCTCAACCCTCATTTTTTGCGAACAATTCGTTGCCTCCTTTGAGTCCCTTCCCTCCTAGCGAGTCTTCATTGGCGTCATCGAACTCAAACAAAGATGTGTCCATGGAGGAGATGGACGTTACTTCTAGATGTCCTCCAATAGCCCCGTCCTTTCGGAGGGAAAATTTGTTTCGAGGCACTGATAGCCTCCCCCCTCGTAGAGGGCATCGCCGTTCAAGTAGTGATGTTCCTTTGGAATTCTCAGCTATGATTCAGTCTTCTCCTCAATTGCTTCCAATAAGTGGCCAAGGGATGCTTGGACGAACTGCAAGTATGAGAGAGAATTTGGGAAATGACAAGCCCTTTGTGCTGAAGAGACAAGATATGGATATCCTAGGTCATGGAAAGATCAGTACAGATGGAATAGGTGACAGAAGATCGGAGGGGGAGGTTGTGGACGACTTGTTTAATTCTTTGATTAATTTGGATCATGTGAATGCTATGAATGACTCTGGTGTCGAGTACAAAGATAAGGAATGCATCGTAAGTGGGACAAAGTTAAGTGGTGGTGACAGCAATACTGAGTTAGAAATTGTCTCAAAGCATGAAACAAATTTGAGGGAGGGGGTCAAAAGGAGTGCTGCTGGAGATATTGCACCACCAGCTCGTCATTACAGAAGTCTTTCAATGGATAGTGCCATTGGGAATTTTCAGTTCGGTGATGAATCACCAAAGTTACAGTCTTCCTTGTTCAATCGGGTGGATCAGCTCTCACCAAGCAATTCAGCGTGCGATAACTCAGTTAAGCTAAACATTGAGTTTGGACATGGTGAATTTAATGAAGTTGAGCTGAAAAAGATTGTGGCGGACGAGAGGCTTTCAGAAATTGCAATATCAGATCCTAAACGGGCAAAGAG gataTTGGCTAATCGACAGTCAGCTGCTCGTTCCAAGGAGCGGAAGCTGCGCTACATATCTGAATTGGAACACAAGGTGCAAACTCTGCAATCAGAAGCCACCACACTGTCAGCTCAATTTACTATTTTGCAG AAAGACTATGGCGAGCTAACCAATCAGAACAACGAATTGAAGTTTCGTCTTAAAGCCATGGAGCAACAGGCACAACTCAGAGATG CTTTACATGAAGCATTAACTGCCGAAGTTCAACGACTAAAGCTTGCAAAGATGGAGCTTAGAGAAGATGGAAGAACATCTAACGGTATCGGACAGCAGGCCCCTGTAAAGCACCAGATGTGGCAACTCCAACAACCTTCACCAAACCAGCAACCCAATCAAGTCCAACGATTATCAGTCCCAGCATCGACGACCTCTACAACTGCTTCAACTGCCCCTGCCTCCGCATAA
- the LOC140883678 gene encoding probable methyltransferase At1g29790, with the protein MGSVSLKIGDGTARFKRASYCSSAVNLMMLFSVITTNLFAFYAFTYHPTTLHQNPKNMAVISEKVSSILREIESSQKKLAQMEKEILGYESLDLSRPNIANELKEFLNPHQLPLGKDSRTGITEMVASVGHSCEKSVDLLSQFMSYKINGLCPDDWSLGQKLILQGCEPLPRRRCFAKTIPKVGLQPFPVSLWKNVSEKAFSWSGLGCKNFACLNSKKLSRDCAGCFDIVNGYENQRYVKARSKNDFLIDDVLAMGNGGIRIGFDIGGGSGTFGARMSVRNVTIVTATLNVDAPFNEFIASRGLIPLYLSLDNRFPFHDNVFDLVHAANGLDIGGKPEKLEFLMFDTDRVLRAGGLFWLDNFYCSTDDKKRDLTRLIERFGYKKLKWIVGERVNGPGKSEVYLSAVLQKPVRT; encoded by the coding sequence ATGGGTTCTGTTTCTCTGAAAATCGGAGATGGGACAGCAAGATTCAAGAGGGCGTCTTATTGTTCCTCGGCAGTGAATTTGATGATGCTTTTTTCAGTAATAACCACAAATCTTTTTGCTTTCTATGCTTTCACGTACCATCCCACTACACTTCACCAGAATCCAAAGAATATGGCTGTGATCTCAGAAAAAGTGAGTTCAATTCTGCGAGAGATTGAATCTTCGCAGAAGAAGCTAGCCCAGATGGAGAAAGAAATACTAGGGTATGAAAGCCTCGACCTTTCGAGACCCAATATTGCAAATGAGCTCAAAGAGTTCTTAAACCCCCATCAGCTGCCTTTAGGCAAAGATTCAAGAACTGGAATCACTGAGATGGTGGCATCTGTGGGGCATTCTTGTGAGAAATCTGTGGATTTGCTGTCCCAATTTATGAGTTACAAGATTAATGGGCTCTGTCCTGATGATTGGAGCCTTGGtcagaagttgattcttcaaGGATGTGAGCCTTTGCCGAGGAGGAGGTGCTTTGCGAAGACGATTCCTAAGGTGGGTTTACAGCCTTTTCCCGTGTCACTTTGGAAAAATGTTAGTGAGAAGGCATTCAGTTGGAGTGGTCTAGGATGTAAGAATTTTGCTTGTTTGAACAGTAAGAAATTGAGTCGGGATTGTGCTGGTTGTTTCGATATTGTTAATGGCTATGAGAATCAAAGATATGTTAAGGCACGAAGCAAGAATGATTTCCTTATTGATGATGTGTTGGCTATGGGAAATGGTGGGATTaggattggatttgatattggTGGTGGCTCGGGAACTTTTGGTGCTAGAATGTCTGTGAGAAATGTGACTATAGTGACCGCCACTCTGAATGTGGATGCACCTTTTAATGAATTCATTGCCTCTCGGGGACTTATCCCTTTGTATTTGAGCTTAGATAACAGGTTTCCATTTCATGACAATGTGTTTGATTTGGTTCACGCAGCTAATGGATTGGATATCGGGGGTAAACCTGAGAAATTAGAGTTCTTGATGTTTGATACTGATCGTGTACTTAGGGCTGGTGGATTGTTTTGGTTGGATAACTTCTATTGTTCCACCGATGACAAGAAACGGGATCTAACTCGGTTGATTGAACGATTCGGGTACAAGAAGTTAAAGTGGATTGTGGGAGAGAGAGTTAATGGTCCAGGGAAATCAGAGGTATACTTGTCTGCTGTTCTACAGAAACCAGTAAGAACATAG